One region of Scophthalmus maximus strain ysfricsl-2021 chromosome 13, ASM2237912v1, whole genome shotgun sequence genomic DNA includes:
- the rubcn gene encoding run domain Beclin-1-interacting and cysteine-rich domain-containing protein isoform X1 codes for MEITAEAEAEERRKEHWKLLSSLKTTVEGLVSTNNPNVWSRYGGLQRLHKDMNNILSHGLKNEQVYYKQRDYWPFVWCVRYISPHLASHVEQFSQLEPVLSSGMMSAGESYKAERWLLHSLQVHMLSAQLRPLLRHLGHTRKYYNDDAFLLSEPHVTAMFQCLEAVEQNNPKLLAQVDTVGLSPLRGPLCLGLLKSQSLCVLPGAGGACWNRDSAPRGESLNRRLTTSNCSLREAVITGHKSGKTTGVGSQNSNSTNATSPASSLGAPWVCVSRPGESKQDATPPPDPASVPCITLTDSPTPASLQPETGDSGDGDYDDGPEYLAIGNLGQRSRRDSQSSTHSSEQSEARVHSLDQRSQAPPPPRRSSFSEVQRGPGRGSKGHTRSFSDTGINQKLRNETAGSDCCMKDYGPFAPQCSDSSTPSSLYMESYGSQYSGVQMPDGMFRKPSEGQSLISYLSEQDFGSCADLEKENAHFSISESLIAAIELMKYNLRRQEEEGEEEGDSDCEIQQLKQKIRLRRQLIRRSRLPPCATSQHMFHSTDSGGSRRSSQDSYQGLSDSDSAEEVEECELRDGCEGQSLLAVSQNGLSLSLASLFSDADIKRSVSSSSKSFLSSDSISPSFLQSNSAESVAMGLLRQFEGMQLPAASELDWLVPEQDAPQKLLPIPDSLPISPDDGEHADIYKLRIRVRGNLEWAPPRPQIIFNIHPAPKRKIVVAKQIYRCAGCGTRIDPDYIKRLRYCEYLGRYFCQCCHENAQAVVPGRVLRKWDFSKYYVSNFARDLLSKIAGDPLFNPNDINSGLYKKIKALEAVRVLRVQLFHMKNLFKTCRFAKEVLDQFDSLPGHLTEDLHLFSLNDLSAVRNGDMAPRMKELLKLGTMHVAGCVLCQAKGFVCEFCGNDKDIIFPFQLNKCQRCEECHACYHRGCFRTGKDCPRCQRLAERRERMARKNMEEQEDEGGGT; via the exons ATGGAGATCACGGCGGAGGCAGAGGCGGAGGAGCGCAG GAAAGAGCACTGGAAGCTGCTGTCCAGCCTGAAGACCACCGTGGAGGGTCTCGTGTCCACCAATAACCCCAATGTGTGGTCACGCTACGGCGGTCTGCAGCGGCTCCACAAGGACATGAACAACATCCTCAGTCATGGGCTGAAGAATGAGCAG GTATACTACAAGCAAAGAGACTACTGGCCGTTTGTGTGGTGCGTCCGCTACATCAGCCCTCACCTTGCCTCGCACGTTGAACAG TTCAGTCAGCTGGAGCCGGTACTGAGCAGCGGGATGATGAGTGCTGGTGAGAGCTACAAGGCAGAGCGCTGGCTGCTTCACAGTTTACAGGTTCACATGCTGTCGGCTCAGCTCCGACCTCTGCTCAGACACCTCGGACATACCCGTAAATACTATAACG ATGATGCCTTTCTGCTGAGCGAGCCTCACGTGACTGCCATGTTTCAGTGTCTGGAAGCTGTGGAGCAGAACAATCCCAAACTGCTCGCCCAAGTAGACACCGTCGGG CTGTCCCCTCTCAGGGGCCCACTCTGTCTGGGTCTGTTGAAGAGccagagcctgtgtgtgttgccagGGGCCGGTGGGGCCTGTTGGAACCGTGACTCGGCCCCTCGAGGAGAATCTCTAAACCGCAGACTCACCACCTCCAACTGCTCTTTGCGAGAAGCCGTCATTACTGGCCACAAATCCGGGAAAACTACGGGAGTCGGATCCCAAAACAGCAACAGCACAA ACGCTACCTCTCCAGCCAGCAGCCTGGGAGCtccctgggtgtgtgtgtccaggccgGGGGAGAGCAAGCAGGATGCCACTCCCCCTCCTGACCCCGCCTCGGTCCCTTGTATCACCCTAACAGACTCCCCCACGCCTGCCTCCCTTCAGCCTGAGACAGGGGACTCTGGCGATGGGGACTATGACGATGGTCCAGAGTACCTGGCCATCGGTAACCTGGGGCAACGCAGTCGCCGTGACTCCCAGAGCTCAACCCACAGCAGTGAGCAGAGCGAAGCTCGGGTACATTCCCTGGATCAAAGATcccaggccccgcccccaccgAGACGCTCATCTTTTTCAGAGGTCCAGAGGGGGCCAGGCCGCGGGTCCAAAGGACACACCCGCTCGTTCTCTGACACGGGTATCAACCAGAAACTCAGGAATG AAACGGCTGGCAGTGACTGCTGCATGAAGGACTACGGCCCCTTCGCACCTCAGTGCAGTGATTCCAGTACGCCCAGTTCCCTCTACATGGAGTCTT ATGGGTCCCAGTACAGCGGTGTACAGATGCCAGATGGGATGTTCAGGAAACCGTCGGAGGGCCAGAGCCTCATCAGCTACCTGTCGGAGCAGGACTTTGGCAGCTGTGCTGACCTCGAAAAG GAGAACGCTCATTTCAGCATTTCCGAGTCCCTCATCGCAGCCATCGAGCTGATGAAGTACAACCTGCGGcgccaggaggaggagggcgaggaggagggagacagtgaCTGTGAGATCCAGCAGCTAAAGCAGAAGATCCGCCTTCGCAGGCAACTGATCCGCCGCAGCCGCCTGCCACCCTGCGCAACCTCCCAGCACA TGTTTCACTCCACTGACAGTGGAGGCTCCAGGCGGAGTTCTCAGGACTCTTACCAGGGCCTGTCTGACTCAGACTCAgctgaggaggtggaggagtgtgAACtcagag ATGGCTGTGAGGGTCAGTCCCTGCTGGCGGTGTCTCAGAATGGCCTCTCGCTGTCACTCGCCTCCCTCTTCTCAG ATGCAGACATAAAGCGCAGCGTGAGCTCCAGCAGCAAGTCTTTTCTCAGCTCAGATTCCAT ctctccatccttcctccagtCTAACTCTGCTGAGTCAGTAGCCATGGGTTTGCTCAGGCAGTTTGAGGGCATGCAGCTTCCTGCTGCCTCGGAGCTCGACTGGCTGGTCCCAGAACAAGACGCTCCACAGAAG CTTCTGCCCATCCCCGACTCCCTGCCCATCTCACCCGATGATGGCGAACACGCAGACATCTACAAATTGAGGATTCGAGTACGGGGCAACCTCGAGTGGGCGCCGCCTCGACCACAGATCATCTTCAACATTCACCCTGCCCCCAA GAGGAAGATAGTTGTGGCTAAACAGATCTACCGCTGCGCTGGCTGTGGCACCCGCATCGACCCAG ACTATATCAAACGACTGCGTTACTGTGAATATCTCGGCCGTTACTTCTGCCAGTGCTGCCATGAGAACGCCCAGGCGGTGGTTCCCGGTCGAGTGCTGAGGAAGTGGGACTTCAGCAAGTACTATGTCAGCAACTTTGCCCGGGACCTGCTGAGCAAGATCGCTGGCGACCCACTGTTTAACCCGAATGACATCAACAGCGGCCTGTACAAGAAGATCAAAGCTCTGGAGGCTGTGCGG GTTCTGAGGGTGCAGCTGTTTCACATGAAGAATCTCTTCAAGACCTGTCGTTTTGCTAAAGA GGTGCTGGACCAGTTCGACAGCTTGCCAGGTCACCTGACCGAGGACCTTCACCTCTTCTCCCTCAATGACCTCAGTGCTGTGCGCAACGGGGACATGGCTCCCCGAATGAAAGAGCTGCTCAAACTTGGTACCATGCACGTAGCTGGTTGTGTG CTGTGCCAGGCGAAGGGCTTTGTGTGCGAGTTCTGCGGCAACGACAAAGACATCATCTTCCCCTTCCAGCTGAACAAGTGCCAGCGCTGCGAAG AGTGCCATGCGTGTTACCACCGCGGCTGCTTCCGGACGGGTAAAGACTGCCCTCGATGTCAGCGGCTGGcggagcggagagagaggatggcGCGCAAGAACAtggaggaacaagaggacgagggaggagggacgtAG
- the rubcn gene encoding run domain Beclin-1-interacting and cysteine-rich domain-containing protein isoform X2, which yields MEITAEAEAEERRKEHWKLLSSLKTTVEGLVSTNNPNVWSRYGGLQRLHKDMNNILSHGLKNEQVYYKQRDYWPFVWCVRYISPHLASHVEQFSQLEPVLSSGMMSAGESYKAERWLLHSLQVHMLSAQLRPLLRHLGHTRKYYNDDAFLLSEPHVTAMFQCLEAVEQNNPKLLAQVDTVGLSPLRGPLCLGLLKSQSLCVLPGAGGACWNRDSAPRGESLNRRLTTSNCSLREAVITGHKSGKTTGVGSQNSNSTNATSPASSLGAPWVCVSRPGESKQDATPPPDPASVPCITLTDSPTPASLQPETGDSGDGDYDDGPEYLAIGNLGQRSRRDSQSSTHSSEQSEARVHSLDQRSQAPPPPRRSSFSEVQRGPGRGSKGHTRSFSDTGINQKLRNETAGSDCCMKDYGPFAPQCSDSSTPSSLYMESYGSQYSGVQMPDGMFRKPSEGQSLISYLSEQDFGSCADLEKENAHFSISESLIAAIELMKYNLRRQEEEGEEEGDSDCEIQQLKQKIRLRRQLIRRSRLPPCATSQHMFHSTDSGGSRRSSQDSYQGLSDSDSAEEVEECELRDADIKRSVSSSSKSFLSSDSISPSFLQSNSAESVAMGLLRQFEGMQLPAASELDWLVPEQDAPQKLLPIPDSLPISPDDGEHADIYKLRIRVRGNLEWAPPRPQIIFNIHPAPKRKIVVAKQIYRCAGCGTRIDPDYIKRLRYCEYLGRYFCQCCHENAQAVVPGRVLRKWDFSKYYVSNFARDLLSKIAGDPLFNPNDINSGLYKKIKALEAVRVLRVQLFHMKNLFKTCRFAKEVLDQFDSLPGHLTEDLHLFSLNDLSAVRNGDMAPRMKELLKLGTMHVAGCVLCQAKGFVCEFCGNDKDIIFPFQLNKCQRCEECHACYHRGCFRTGKDCPRCQRLAERRERMARKNMEEQEDEGGGT from the exons ATGGAGATCACGGCGGAGGCAGAGGCGGAGGAGCGCAG GAAAGAGCACTGGAAGCTGCTGTCCAGCCTGAAGACCACCGTGGAGGGTCTCGTGTCCACCAATAACCCCAATGTGTGGTCACGCTACGGCGGTCTGCAGCGGCTCCACAAGGACATGAACAACATCCTCAGTCATGGGCTGAAGAATGAGCAG GTATACTACAAGCAAAGAGACTACTGGCCGTTTGTGTGGTGCGTCCGCTACATCAGCCCTCACCTTGCCTCGCACGTTGAACAG TTCAGTCAGCTGGAGCCGGTACTGAGCAGCGGGATGATGAGTGCTGGTGAGAGCTACAAGGCAGAGCGCTGGCTGCTTCACAGTTTACAGGTTCACATGCTGTCGGCTCAGCTCCGACCTCTGCTCAGACACCTCGGACATACCCGTAAATACTATAACG ATGATGCCTTTCTGCTGAGCGAGCCTCACGTGACTGCCATGTTTCAGTGTCTGGAAGCTGTGGAGCAGAACAATCCCAAACTGCTCGCCCAAGTAGACACCGTCGGG CTGTCCCCTCTCAGGGGCCCACTCTGTCTGGGTCTGTTGAAGAGccagagcctgtgtgtgttgccagGGGCCGGTGGGGCCTGTTGGAACCGTGACTCGGCCCCTCGAGGAGAATCTCTAAACCGCAGACTCACCACCTCCAACTGCTCTTTGCGAGAAGCCGTCATTACTGGCCACAAATCCGGGAAAACTACGGGAGTCGGATCCCAAAACAGCAACAGCACAA ACGCTACCTCTCCAGCCAGCAGCCTGGGAGCtccctgggtgtgtgtgtccaggccgGGGGAGAGCAAGCAGGATGCCACTCCCCCTCCTGACCCCGCCTCGGTCCCTTGTATCACCCTAACAGACTCCCCCACGCCTGCCTCCCTTCAGCCTGAGACAGGGGACTCTGGCGATGGGGACTATGACGATGGTCCAGAGTACCTGGCCATCGGTAACCTGGGGCAACGCAGTCGCCGTGACTCCCAGAGCTCAACCCACAGCAGTGAGCAGAGCGAAGCTCGGGTACATTCCCTGGATCAAAGATcccaggccccgcccccaccgAGACGCTCATCTTTTTCAGAGGTCCAGAGGGGGCCAGGCCGCGGGTCCAAAGGACACACCCGCTCGTTCTCTGACACGGGTATCAACCAGAAACTCAGGAATG AAACGGCTGGCAGTGACTGCTGCATGAAGGACTACGGCCCCTTCGCACCTCAGTGCAGTGATTCCAGTACGCCCAGTTCCCTCTACATGGAGTCTT ATGGGTCCCAGTACAGCGGTGTACAGATGCCAGATGGGATGTTCAGGAAACCGTCGGAGGGCCAGAGCCTCATCAGCTACCTGTCGGAGCAGGACTTTGGCAGCTGTGCTGACCTCGAAAAG GAGAACGCTCATTTCAGCATTTCCGAGTCCCTCATCGCAGCCATCGAGCTGATGAAGTACAACCTGCGGcgccaggaggaggagggcgaggaggagggagacagtgaCTGTGAGATCCAGCAGCTAAAGCAGAAGATCCGCCTTCGCAGGCAACTGATCCGCCGCAGCCGCCTGCCACCCTGCGCAACCTCCCAGCACA TGTTTCACTCCACTGACAGTGGAGGCTCCAGGCGGAGTTCTCAGGACTCTTACCAGGGCCTGTCTGACTCAGACTCAgctgaggaggtggaggagtgtgAACtcagag ATGCAGACATAAAGCGCAGCGTGAGCTCCAGCAGCAAGTCTTTTCTCAGCTCAGATTCCAT ctctccatccttcctccagtCTAACTCTGCTGAGTCAGTAGCCATGGGTTTGCTCAGGCAGTTTGAGGGCATGCAGCTTCCTGCTGCCTCGGAGCTCGACTGGCTGGTCCCAGAACAAGACGCTCCACAGAAG CTTCTGCCCATCCCCGACTCCCTGCCCATCTCACCCGATGATGGCGAACACGCAGACATCTACAAATTGAGGATTCGAGTACGGGGCAACCTCGAGTGGGCGCCGCCTCGACCACAGATCATCTTCAACATTCACCCTGCCCCCAA GAGGAAGATAGTTGTGGCTAAACAGATCTACCGCTGCGCTGGCTGTGGCACCCGCATCGACCCAG ACTATATCAAACGACTGCGTTACTGTGAATATCTCGGCCGTTACTTCTGCCAGTGCTGCCATGAGAACGCCCAGGCGGTGGTTCCCGGTCGAGTGCTGAGGAAGTGGGACTTCAGCAAGTACTATGTCAGCAACTTTGCCCGGGACCTGCTGAGCAAGATCGCTGGCGACCCACTGTTTAACCCGAATGACATCAACAGCGGCCTGTACAAGAAGATCAAAGCTCTGGAGGCTGTGCGG GTTCTGAGGGTGCAGCTGTTTCACATGAAGAATCTCTTCAAGACCTGTCGTTTTGCTAAAGA GGTGCTGGACCAGTTCGACAGCTTGCCAGGTCACCTGACCGAGGACCTTCACCTCTTCTCCCTCAATGACCTCAGTGCTGTGCGCAACGGGGACATGGCTCCCCGAATGAAAGAGCTGCTCAAACTTGGTACCATGCACGTAGCTGGTTGTGTG CTGTGCCAGGCGAAGGGCTTTGTGTGCGAGTTCTGCGGCAACGACAAAGACATCATCTTCCCCTTCCAGCTGAACAAGTGCCAGCGCTGCGAAG AGTGCCATGCGTGTTACCACCGCGGCTGCTTCCGGACGGGTAAAGACTGCCCTCGATGTCAGCGGCTGGcggagcggagagagaggatggcGCGCAAGAACAtggaggaacaagaggacgagggaggagggacgtAG